TGTCACGGTGCTTGGTTCCCCCCTGCGGTCAGGCTGGTCGTCGGGGATTTAAAGCTCCAAGGTGTTACTGCACAAAAGATATTGGCAGAGTTCTACCCAACCTAATTTATGTTGAAAtgtgcttaaagaaaaaaataaaaataaaaaaacaccttaaaatGTGCTAGAGCTCctgaaagcagtgaaaaaggcgggggggggaagtaTAGCAGTGAGTATTTTTGCAAATTTGTAGTTGAGAGgtgaggttttcttttgttaaagGCTCTTCAGAATGCCCCAGGGTGACAGGGACACCTCTGACTTAAACCTAAAGATTAGCTGTACCCACATACATTACTATTTCTGAACTGGGGctgcaaaatgcttttgtttcacACAAGTTTGGATTTTCTTACAGGTTCTTGAGTCCTGAATTTATTCCTCCCAGAGGGAGAACAGATCCTCTTAAATTTCTTATAGAAAGAAAGGATATGATACAGAGACGGAAAGTCTTCAACATCCCAGAGTTCTATGTTGGTCAGTAACAGTGCTATAATTTGcataatttcagtatttttttccagggtgAGATGGTAAAAGGTGTGGTTTCATGTTGTAGATTATCATAGAGTATCAGAGTTTCAGCTATGTTAGATCAAACAGTGTGTGTTTCTATATACCTACTACTTTGTATTCTAATTTCATATTTACACCCAGTTTCCATTAAAAGTGTAACACTAATGCatttttgggtgtgtttttaaaatcctgGCACTGCAGTATTAGGTTTACCATTAAAgctcaagaaaggaaaatacattagATTATTTGTATTCAGTTTGGATAATGAAGAGTAAAAGATAAAGGTGAAGAAGCTTCACAGTCAACCTGCAGAATCACTTCAACGTGtgttacaagggcttgtagtgagaggacagggggtaatggattaaaactggaagaggggagatttagatgagacattaggaagaaattctttcctgtgaggttgcccagagaagctgtggctgccccatccctgggattcaaggccaggttggatggggctttgagcaactttgtctagtgggaggtgtccctgcccatgcaggggggttgaaattaggtgatctttaaggtcccttccaacccaaaccattctatgctAATAATTCAGGGCATGTTAGAAGTTTATTCTGTTTTGGCTGTTTTCATGGAAAACGTTTTCAGAATGTACCTAAATCTGTGCCCTTTGTGACCCTTTCCCCACATTTTGGTGTGTGTTTACTTGAAGAGTCTGTTCCTTTTAATGATTTCAATGTGTTTGGCAGGCAGCATACTTGCTGTTACCACTGCAGATCCTTATGCCAATGACAAAACCAACCGGTTTGTAGGGATCTGCAttcagagaggagggaaaggactTGGTGCAACCTTTGTCCTTCGGAACGTGATCGAAGACCAAGGTGGGTTTTTCACTGTGGTGATTGTGCTGGAAGTGGCAGGCAAAAATGTTGAAGTTGTATGTGAAGGGATATCTGGTGTAGAATTGTAGTCTGTGGAGAGGATGACAACAGATTCAAGTGAAATTGCAAGTCTGCCTACTTAGGGGTGTGAGGGAGGCACCCCAAACCAACAGGAGCTGATTGGGAATGAGTATTTAGGCCAAGCAACACTACTGAGCCCTCTGATAAGTCAATACCACAGACTCAGAGTTGAGTCGGGAGTCTTAAGGCACTACACCACAAGTAGGTAAGAATTCCTAAGCTTTTTTGACCAGTCCTAACATAGATAAGATGGATAATAATACCACATGTGCACACTCGCTCAGACAAAAGGGAGAGCCTCCCCCTCAGGTGCCCAGGATCACTTGCCCAACAGGGACAAGGCTCACTCAAAGATACATCTAGAAGAAATACATCACTCACCAGAGAAGAGGTCACTCGATCTTGAGAAGTTCCTTGAGGTGGTGTCCCAGCCTAAGGGGAAGGCATCCTCACAGACCAGCTGCTCCAAGGGAACACCCAGCCCGTGTCCTGGAGCCAGCTCTGTTTTAATAGACTAAGTCAGCTCTGACCTGTTGTCATTCATTCCTTATTCTCCCTGGGCCAAGACCCCCCATTGGCTGGGGACCCTGTTCATTGTCAGAGGGTTCCTCTGGCAACCCCCAAATTTCCCTCAAAAaccaggtgtgtgtgtgtgtgtgtgtgtgttgggggggtGTAACACCAGAAATATGTCTCGGGGCCACCCAGTCTGACCTAAAAAAGGTGGAACCATCAGAGGTTCTTTTGTCATCTGCAGAGAGCTTAACAAGTAGTGTACCAGGGGACAGGAATGCTCTGCCCCGAGGGGGTGTTGCAGGTTTAAAGCTGCATGGGCAGAGATGCTGATGTTTGAAGACCTGGAGCTGCTTAGTCATGTCCCTCTAGGTAGTGATTTTTAGATCTGTATCCTGAGGAGACCAAATGTGATTCACTGTGATTGTGCTTATCCCTGAGCCTGGGCAGCCCACTGCTGGCCATGTGAATCCCAGCCCAGGGTGAGGGGGGTGTGTTTACATGAACTGTGTAGTAAGCAACAGATCAGCAGTTTTATAACAGACACATATTCTCATTTATGGCAAAATGAAGGGAGATGCAAACATTGGGGTTCTGAGAGCAAATATGAAAGGTATGGGTGTCTTTTTATGTACactacacacacatatgtatggTAGAATAATGCAATATCAGGTTGGAAGGCTtctcaaggatcatctagtccaacctttcCTGAGAAAAGCACGATCTAGACGAGATGACTGAGCACTGTGTCcagaatccaccacttccctggggagattattgCAATAGCTGATTGTTCTCATTGTGAAAACTTGTCTCTTTGTGTCCAATCAGCATCTCACCAGGAGTAACTTTTACCCAATACAAGTGTCTTTTCAATGTGACTCCTTGAaaaaaaagggagtctccatcttctcagTCACCCTTCAAGTACTGCATCATGGAGATAAGCTCTCAGGGCCCTAAGAGTTATTTTCTCAAGGCCTTCTCCACACTATCCACATCTTTTTTTGTACAGTGGAGACCAAAACTGAATGTATTACTAACCATTGTAATCAAAAGGGAATGAGGTTTAAAACCAGGGCTTGCTCTCCTCAAATGCAAGTTGTTCAGTGTCCCTCAGGCCCTTCTGTTACCAAAGACTTGACTTACACAATAAACCTGCATTTGCCTGTGCAGGCACAAGGCACATGTCCAACCACAGGTGCACACACACTGAACAGTGTAGTTCTCTGTAGGTAAAAAAGCATCCTTGAATAATGCAGGGCTGTATGATACTGAAGAAACAGACTTGCTGTCAGTATTTCTAATGAACTTGGTTCATTAAACCAGACTCTCTCTCCTAAGGTGTTGAAATATGTTTTGAGCTGTACAATCCTCGAATCCAGGCCATTGAGGTTCTGAAGCTAGAGAAGAGGTTGGATGACAACCTGATGTACCTGCGAGATGCCCTCCCTGAATACAGTACCTTTGATGTGAATATGAAACCTGTATCTCTCTTAGACCATGAAGAAATTCCTGTAAACAAGGTAAGAGCCACGTGTTTCAAAGGGAAACTGGAGGGTCATTTTTTCACATCTGACTGCTACCGTGGAAGGCCATTAAACAGCTCTCCATTGCATTAGTTACCAGGGTGACAGAAGAGCACAAAGTAAGTCAGGGCTTTATGACATTTCTGTAGTGAATGTTGAGAATGTCAGTGTCTGTCATCCTCAGTAGTTAATTTAGAAGATGTGGTAGCAGCCTCCACGTGCCTCTGTGTGACAATGAAGAGAGGAAAGCTTTTCATACAGAAATGTTGGTCATGTTACCGAGTGTTGTCTAGTAACTCACTCACTTCCAGTCACCATTCCCTATTCCTTAACAAGGAACTGGAGCAGAGGTACAAAAGATGCATTTACTTCACTTTTCGTGTCAATTTAAGGACTGTGTAATAAATCAACActgttaatttaaaagtttttacaaGATACCATGAAAAGAGTCATGTGAACACAACAAATTCCTTTTCTCCTAACAGTGTAAAGTAGTAGTTCCTTAATATACTGAGACATTGGTctgttttctctggttttccttctgttagAGCAGCAGCTGTCTCACCTTTTACTAAGTTCACACTCAAATTCTGATTACACAATACCttttgatatatttatttttaaatcttttaccCTAGCTGCAGGTACGAATGAAACCTAAACCGTGGTCAAAACGGTGGGAAAGGCCAAAATACAACATAAAAGGAATAAAGTTTGAGCtacctgaaaagaaaatgaaagaagcaCAGAAGTGGAGCCAGCCATGGCTTGAGTTTGATATGATGAGAGAATATGATACTTCAAAAATAGAGGAGAAAATCTGGAAAGAAGTGAGTGAAGAGCTTCAAAAATAACGGATTTTTGCAGTCTAAGGATTAttgagaaaattaatatttacattgAATTTACTGTATGGATTATAACTTGTCTATATATAGTTTTCTATATACGTAGGCAAAACACACAATAAAATTAACCTTTCCAGAAATGTCAGTGTACAGACTTCTGTGGTTGAACACTAACTTTCTAGTCCTGAAAGCAGccactcctttttttctgaggagTGTAATGCTATGGTCACCCCTGCTCCAGAAATAGGAAACCACTTTTTCAATTAGTTAACGAAGGATTTTCATCACCCACTCAGCTGTGTTATCATTTCCAAGTATTTAGTGACCAGCTGTAAAAACTGCTTGGCTCCTAACTTCAGAAATGGGTTCCAGCAGGGAAGTAGCCATGTCTGAGCCAACCACATACTCTTAAGTAAACATAGTTTGGtttccccattaaaaaaattacctgtttCTGATGGAGCAGATACTCTCATATGCAAACAGAGCAGTGAATACAAATGGTCTGAAACCAGTTTTGAAGAACTGAGCCAGAGTAGCTGAGGTAAACTAAGCTGTTGAAGTGAAATCATGGTAATTGAGGTAAGGCTTGTGGTGAAGTGCTTCCCCAGGTGTCAGAGTAGGTTCTCAATACTGGGACAGCTGG
The Apus apus isolate bApuApu2 chromosome 3, bApuApu2.pri.cur, whole genome shotgun sequence genome window above contains:
- the MRPL19 gene encoding 39S ribosomal protein L19, mitochondrial, with the protein product MAAGCGRLGRRSAAAGLVGLAAGCPALPARCFSSSGCRVSSDGKPAKFQPPPKPVIIDKQKQREERRFLSPEFIPPRGRTDPLKFLIERKDMIQRRKVFNIPEFYVGSILAVTTADPYANDKTNRFVGICIQRGGKGLGATFVLRNVIEDQGVEICFELYNPRIQAIEVLKLEKRLDDNLMYLRDALPEYSTFDVNMKPVSLLDHEEIPVNKLQVRMKPKPWSKRWERPKYNIKGIKFELPEKKMKEAQKWSQPWLEFDMMREYDTSKIEEKIWKEVSEELQK